The Candidatus Cloacimonadota bacterium genome contains the following window.
CATCTGGAGTTTGGCTGTGCCGCCTGTGAGCACGATGCCCGCGGTCACGAGTTCAGGCATGTAAGAGTTTTTGAGGCGGTCATAGCAGATCGAGAGCATTTCCTCCACACGGTGCTGCACCACGTGGCTGACAAGATGCTGCGTTTTCACCTGGCTGTCGCGACCGCTGATGCCCTCCACGACGATCTCGGTCTCGGGATCGACGCTGCTGGCGAGGGCCACGCCATAGTTGGTCTTGATGTATTCGGCGTTGGAAAGTGTGGTCTTGAGTCCGATGGCGAGGTCCTCGGTGATGGAGGAGCCGGCCATTGGGATCACGAGTATCTTGTCCAGGATGCCGCGGTTGTAAAGGCTGATGTCGCAAGTGCCGCCGCCAATGTCGATGAGGATGGTGCCGAGGCGGCGTTCGTCCTCGCTGAGCACAGCATTGGCGATGGCGATGTGGTTTAGCACAAAGTTATCAGGGCTGATGTCGTAATCCGCCAGTTCAATGCTTTTGGCCAGGTTGCGGAGTTGGGTGACATCGCCGAAGATGGTGAGCACCTTTGTGATGAGGTGGAAACCTGTCATACGCAGGGGATTGCGGATGTCGTTGTGCCCGTCGATGACAAAGCTCTGCGGGATTCCGTGGAGGATTTGGGAGCGCTCGAAGCCTTTTTGGATCTTCACGCTGTTGCGGGCGTCAGCAATCACCTGGTCCATGTGTTCCTGCACGATTTCACCAGGCTCGTTGGGGCTGGAGGTGGGGATGGAGATGCGTCCGTCGCCAATTTGGGTGCGGATGTGGTCTCCGGTGACGTTGGTGAAGATATTGGCAGGTTTGGTGCCGGCAGCGGTTTGCACTTCCTTCAGGGCTTTTTTAATGCCTTCGGACACGGCCTGGATGTCTTTCACGATGCCTTTTTCAAGGCCGGTGGAAGGGGTGGCCGCGATGCCGAGGATATCCAACTGGCCTTTCGCCTTGGCTTGGGCCAGGATGCAGCGGATGTTGGCAGAGCCGATGTCGAGGGCGGTGATCAGGTTTTGCCGCATGTCAGCTTCCCGCCTTCACCACCACCTGGTTGTCGGTGCGCAGGTCCAGGATCGAGGATTGGCTTATGTTACCGTTGTCACGCACGAATTCGTAGCGCGAAAGCTGCTTGGCGAGGTTCTTTTCGCTGGGGATGAGGCGCAGGCCGTTGCGCGCGTCGATGATATAGACCGTGTTGTCGATGGTGTAGTATTCTGAGACATTGGCCGCGAATTCCGGGGCTTCCTTCATTATCCTTTTGTGGGTGGCCAAAACCTTGTCCAGTGCTGCGTTCTTTAGCTTAAAACCGCTTTTCAGGCTGGAGTTGTTCAACAGCAGATTCACCAAGGGCAGGTTTTCCGTGTAAACTTTGCCGTAGCGTTCCAGCACAACGCCTTCGTCATCCACGGGAAAGAGGTCGCCATCGAGGCTTTTCACATACAGACTGGCTTTGCGTTCCGTGATCTTGATCTGAAGGGTGCTGAAAAGCTTGCGGCGGACCTTCACATCCTTCACGCGGGCAAAGCCGCTAACTTCCTTCAGGATCTCATCCTTATCCACTTTGAGGAGGTTCTTCCCGATGTAGGGCCGCAGAGTGCTTCTCAAGAGGCTGTCCGCTACAGCGGAATTGCCGCTTATCTCGATTTTGCGCACATTCAACACATCCAAACTGGAGAGGAGATGGAAAGCGCCGAAACCAAGGGCAGCAAGACCAAGCAAAATCAGGACGAAATAGACGAAATAACGGCTATTTCCCCTTCTTTTGCGGGTATTCTGGTTGATCGGCAACTTATTGTCTCTCATAATGATGTATGCTTTTGTGCAGTATCGCGCATTCCTGTGTTAAGTCTCTAAGTTCCTAACTTTTTTAGGTTTAATGTTTTTGTCAACAGGTTTTTTCAGTTTTGCCAGGATTTCTTCGCCATATTGCCAGATGTTGCCGGCTCCCATGGTGATGAGAATGTCGTCTTCCTTAAGCAGGGAGAGGGTTTTGGGCACAATGTCGGCGTTGTTTTCTATCAACACAACGTCTGGATGCCCGCTTTGGACGGCGATGTCGGCAATGAGTTTGGAGGAAACACCGGGGATGGGCTCTTCCCGAGCTGGATAAATCGGCGCCAGAATCAGGCAGTCGCAGGAGGAAAAAGCGTTTCCGAACTGCACGTGGAAATCTCTGGTGCGGGAATACAGATGAGGTTGGAACAAGGTTACAATGCGGCGTTTGGTGCTGTCCTTGAATCCCTCGAGGGTGGCGGATATTTCGGTGGGGTGGTGGGCATAATCGTCGTAAACGGTGATGCCGCGAGCCTCGCCTTTGAGTTCAAAGCGGCGGTAAACCCCACTGTATTGCATCAGCCCCTCGCGGATTTGCTTGAAGGGGATATCCAGCTCAAGGCCGATGCTGATGGCCTGCAGGGAGTTCTGGATATTGTGGCGACCAGTTACATTCATCTTCACGCGGCCGAGGCGGTAGCCTTTGTAGCTGACGTCGTATTCGCTAACGAAGTCTTTCATGCTGATGTTTTTGCCCTGGATGTCCGCCTGGCGGGAAAAGCCATAGGTAACGACCTTCTTGTTGATGCTGGGCAGAATGGCCTGCACACCTGGGTCGTCAAGACAGGCAATGACGCTGCCGAAAAAGGGCACTTTGTTCGCGTATTCGATGAAGGCGCCTTTGATGTCATCCAGATTACGGTAACAATCCAGATGGTCTGTGTCTATGTTTGTGATGCCGGCGATGCAGGGTGAAAGGGAGAGGAAGGAATGGTCGTATTCGTCGGCCTCCACCACAATGTATTTTCCGGAACCCATCACATTGTTGGAACCGTAGTTTTTCACCTTTCCGCCTACAATGATGGTGGGTTCGAGCCCCGCTGCCTCAAGCACGAGTCCGGTCATGGAGGTGGTTGTGGTTTTGCCGTGGGTTCCGGAAATGCCGATGGAGAAGCTCATGCGGGTGATCTCTGCCAGCATTTCCGCACGGCGAATGAGGGGTATGCGCAAGGTTTTTGCGGCTTTGACCTCGGGATTGTCGTCCTTGACGGCCGAGGATTTTACCACCACATCCACATCCTTCACCAGGGCGGGGTTGTGACCTTCTTCTATCCTGATGCCAAGCGATTCTAGATGGCGGGTGACGTCTGTCTTCTTGAGGTCGGAACCGCTGATTTCCAAGCCCTGGTTGTGCAGGAATTCGGCGATGCCGCTCATGCCGATGCCGCCGATGCCGATTAAATGGATCTTCTTAGTTTTTCCCAGCATTGTTTTGCTCCTTGTTGAGGTCGCTCAATATCTCCCGCGCAATGTCTTCAGCCGCGGTGTTGGGCGGTGTTTGATTCAAGTTCAGCAGATAGGCAGCGTGCTCTTTGTCAACTTTGAACACTGCTTCCGCCAGCGTGTCTCCACTGAGCTGGCTTTGCTTCAGCAGCAAGGCAAGGCCTTTTTGCTGCTGTTCGAGGGCGTTGTAGTGTTGATGGTTCTCAGCCGCGGTGGGGAGGGGGATCAGCACGGCGGGCAGACGGTTTTCGACCAGTTCGGTGATGGTCATCGCGCCAGCACGGGTTACTGCCACTCTGGCGAGTTTATAAAAATCTTTCAGTTGGGGTGAAAATGCGAAGATATACACTCCGGCGATGTTTTTGAAACGTGCCGCGAATTCATCGTAGCCGGTCTTTCCGGTTTGCCATACAATTTGCCAGCCTTGCTGTGTTAAGTAGGGCAGGGCATCCGCCACGGCTTTGTTGATCGCCAGCGAGCCCTGACTGCCACCGGTGACGAGCAATACCGGCTTGTCCTCCGTAAGGCCAAATTCTGCTGCGCTGAAGGTTTGGGGCAAATCCTCCCTTTTAGGCAACGGAATGCCGATGGTGCACACTTTCGCCTTGGGCAGGTATTTGGCAGTGCCGCTGAAGCCAGTGAAAACGACGCGGGTGTATCTGGCCAGATATTTGGTGGTGATGCCCGGATAGCTGTTGCATTCATGAAAATAGAGGGGAAGGCGGAGTAAAGCCGCAGCGATGCCAACGGGTCCCGAAACGAAGCCGCCGGTGCAGATCACAGCCGCGGGCCTGGTCTTGCGTAGCACTCTGACACAGGCAAAAGTGGAGGACACAAGCAAGAACGGAAAGAGCAAATTGGCGAGGCTGAGCTTGCGGTAAAGCTTTTGCACTCGGATGCCGTGGAAAGGATAGCCTTCAGCGGTTAGCAGCGTTTCCTCCATGCCTCTCCGGTTGCCGATGAAGAGGGTGTGATGGCCAAGCTTCTGCAGTTGCTGCGCGATGGCGATGGCGGGGAAAATGTGTCCGCCCGTGCCGCCGCAACCCAATACAAAGCTCAGGCTGCCATTTTTCCCAGTGTTTGGTGCAGTGTTCACAAGTTCCGCCCATTCTGCTTATAACAGGCAATAAATGAAATCAAAAGGAAGCCATCAGTCAAATCTGGCATCGATACCTGAACCGATCCAAAGCTGGTCCACTTGAAAGGACAGGAGCGACGCAGGAGGGATATCACATCTGTCTCCGTTTTGCAGTGAGATTGAGCACCAGCCCGATCGAGATAGAATCCACGAGCAGGGCTGTTCCGCCGTAACTAACGAAGGGCAACGTGTTGCCGGTGGCGGGGATGATGGACATACTCACGCCTGTATTGATGAGGGCGTTGAGAAAGATATTCATGCCGAGGCCTGCCATCAGGTATTTATGATATCGGTTTTCCTGTGTTTCCGACAGTTTGATGATGCGGAAAAAGAGTAAAGCGTGCAGCAATAACACCAAGGCGGCGCTGAGGAAGCCGAATTCCTCGCCGATGATGGTGTAGATATAGTCGGTGCGGGCTTCGGGCAGGAAATAGTGTTTGGCGCGGCCGTGGGCCATGCCTGTGCCCAAAAAGCCTCCGCTGGTGAGAGCGGTGAGGCTTTCCCTCACCTGATATTCCTCGGGCGAATTGCTCGGCTCGGGGCGGTTGGGGATAAGTAGCGAATAAACTTTGTAGGTGTTGATGCGGTCGAAGCGGAAGGAATCTCCTTTAGTGATGACCACGGTTCCGGCTATCATGCCCAGCATCAGCACTCCCAGAACGAAACGTTTGCGCAAGCCCGCGTAGACGAGCATGCCCAAAAGGGTGGCGCCGCAGATGATAAGGGTGCTGAGGTGCTTGCCAAGGAAGATGAGTATGAAAATCACCGTTGTGTACAGTATCAACGGGATGAACTCTATAACAAGTTCCTTCACATTGGCGAGGTTGATCTTGTCCTGCTTGGTATCCAGATAGCCGGCAAAATAGAGGATCAGCACCAATCGCGCCAGCGTGCTGGGTTGAATGCCCACGGGGCCTAACATCAACCAGCGCTCGGCGCCTTTTGTTTTCGTGCCGGTGAAGATGACCAGCATCAACAGGCCTATGATCAGATAGACCAGCCAGCGGTTGAGGGGGCGCAGTTTGTCCACTTTCACGAAATAGAGGGTAATGATAGCAGCGAATATGGAAATAAGCACAAAGATGGCGTGGCGATAGAAATTAACCATTGAGCTTTGCACTGAAGAGATGTCCAGCATCACCAAAAGGCCGATCACAAGCAGCGCAAGGTAGCAGCCTAGAATGGTCTTGTCGATGGAGACAATGTAGGATGTGTTCCTATTCTTTTTCATATTCGCTCCTGATCCTGTGCACGATCTCCTTGAAATTCTCGCCGCGGTGTTCGTAGTTGCGGAAATGGTCAAAGCTGGCACACGCGGGGGAGAGGACAACGATATCACCTGGGACTGAATCGGCAAACGCTGCACGAACGCAGGTCTCAAAATCATCCACGCAGTCGAGTTCGAGCTTGCCTTTCCAGGCGGCACGCATTTTTGCCATGGTTCCGCCGGTTAAGTAAACCTTGCGGGCGCGCTGCTTCAGCAACTCGGTGAGAACGGAAAAATCCTCACCCTTGTCTGAACCGCCCATGATCACACGGATTGGCTGGTCGAACGAAGTGAGGGCTGATCTGACCGAGTCGGTGTTCGTGGCCTTGGAATCGTTGTAGAAGGAAATTCCGTTGATGATGGCAACAAACTCGAGGCGGTGGCTGAGAGGCTCAAAGCTTTTGGCAGACTCGATGGCAAGGGAGAGGTCGTGAGTAAGAGCATCCACGGTTAGAAGCGCCGCCATAGCGTTGGCATGGTTGTGGGGGCCGCGTATCTTTAGTTCGTTTATGGGCAGTTTGTGGCGGAGGCTGATCTGGATAGCGTCGCGGTTCAGCCAGGCTTCGCAGTCGGGCAGGCTTTTCGTTAGCGAATAGCGCAGCAGGCGCGATTTGATCAGGTGCTGGCGCTCCACGACGGGTTCCGAATCCAGACAGATAACGGCGGTGTCCGTCTGAGTCTGATTTGTGAACAAGCGGATTTTTGAGGCGGCGTAGTCGGCAAAAGAAGCATAGCGGTCAAGGTGGTCGGGCGTGATGTTCAAAAGTACCGCCACGTCGGGGCGAAAGCTATCGATCAGGTCAAGCTGGAAGCTGCTTACCTCGAGCACGATGAAATCAATACCCGGCTTTTCAATGGGCCAGCAGCAGAAAGCGGAGCCGATGTTTCCTGCCAGAATGCTGTTGTAGCCCATGTTTTTGAGGATGTGGTGGATGAGCGAAACAGTGGTGCTCTTGCCGTTGGAACCGCTAACAGCGACCACCTTGCTGTCACTACTCTTGACGCGGAAACCGAGTTCGATCTCGCTGATGAGTTCTATTCCCTTGGCGCGCGCTTTGGCGATGATGGGCAGATTCAAAGGTATGCCGGGGCTTACGATCCATGTGTCGCATTGGAAGAGGCGGTCGCTATGGCCGCCAAATTCGCAGTCGAAATCGCTGGCGATGGTGTCCGCGCCGCTGATCTTCTCAATTGGCTGGGCGTCGCTCAGAAAGGCGGTTCCGCCCAATTCCCTGATCTTGTATGCCGCCGCGATGCCGCTGCGGGCCAAGCCGAGAATTGCGTATTTACGGGAAGCGTCAAACATTTATCACCTCTCCTTAGCGCAGCTTAATGGTGCTGAGCCCCAACGCCAGCAAGAGGATGGCCACGATCCAGAAGCGGGTCACGATTTTGGATTCGTGCAAGCCCTTCATCTCGAAATGGTGGTGGATAGGCGCGCAGAGGAACACCCTTCTGCCTTCTCCGTATCTGCGTTTGGTATGCTTGAACCACGTGCGCTGAATGATTACGGACAGGGTTTCGGATATGAAGAGGAAGCCAATGATGACAAAATAGATCTGCTCTTTCAGCAGGATGGAGATAACAGCCAGGATGCCACCCAATGTGAGCGATCCGGTGTCGCCCATGAAAACTTCCGCCGGATGGGAATTGAACCAGAGGAAACCGATCAGGGTGCCGATAAGTCCCGCAATGAAGACCGTCAGCTCTCCCGCGGTTGGTATGAATTCAAGATGCAGATAGGCGGCTGAATTGAAGTTTCCCTTCAGATAGCTCATGATGCCCAATCCAACCGCGGAAAAGATCATCACGCCCGCTGAGAGGCCATCGAGGCCGTCGGTGAGGTTCACGGCGTTGGAGATGCCCGTGATGTAGAAAACCATCAGCGGTATGAAAGTCCAGCCCAGGGGGATGATGAGGTTTTTGAAAAAAGGTATCTGGAGATTGGTGACCTCACCGCCGGTGCCGCCGTAATAGATGGCAAGGGTTAGCAGCAATCCCACGCTTACCTGCCCCCACAGCTTGTATTTCGGCACCAGCCCCTTCTTCAGCTTGAGGAAGTTTTTCAGATAATCGTCCAGAAAGCCGAATACGCCCAACCACAGCGTGGTGAGAAACATCATGATGATGGAGCGGTTCGTGAGATCGTTCCAAAGCAGCGAGGCGATCAGCAGGCCAAAGATGATGAGCAGTCCGCCCATCGTTGGCGTTCCGGCCTTGGCGCGGTGCTTTTCGGGAACGTCAGCGTCAATGGTTTCCACCGCAGCCTTGCGTTTCAGCAATCGGATGAAAGAAGGCCCTGCCAAAAGGGTGAAAAGCAGCGCGGTAACGAAAGCGCCGAGGGAACGGAAGGTGATATAGCGCATCACGTTGAATACAATGCTGTAACGGGAAAGGGGGTAGAGCAGATGGTAAAGCATTAGCTTTCTCCTCTCAGTTGGGGCAGCAGTTTTTCGAGGTGGATGGAATGCGAGGCTTTCACCAGCACCACAGCTCCCGCGGGAATGCCAGCCAGCACGCCGCTTTCCAGCAGTTCTTCAACCCTGCTGAAATGCCTGTTCTGGAGGTGAGAATCCTGCCGATGATAGCGCGGCGCTTGCTCTCCCACGGTATAAAGAGCGTCGTAGCCCTTGTCACAGAGGATGGCGCCGATCATGTCGTGATAATCAGCCGCGGCAGGACCGAGTTCCAGCATGTCGCCCAAAATGGCTATGTGAGGACGTGCTGGTTCAATATCATGCCAATATTCTATGGCGCTTCGCATTGAGACGGGGTTTGCGTTGTAGCAATCCGCCAAAAGCAGCAGGCGGGGAAGGTCTTCGCGCTGCAAACGCATTTCCAGCCTGACGGGGGCCGCCAAAGCCGTTTTGATCGTTGCCTCCGATAGTCCGCAGCATCTGCCCATGGCGATGGCGAATGCGGCGTTTTTGGCCATGTGCGGCATGGGATGGGCGATCGTGTAGGCTTCGCCATTCACTTTGAAGCGACAGGCCTGAGCGTCGCAAAGCACCTCGCTGAGGCGGAAATCCGCCTTATCAGAGAGGCCAACGCCTTTTCCCTGTTTAGAATAAGCCTCGAAACGGGGATCGTCGGCATCGAAGAGCCGGATGTCCAGAGGACGGTTGAAGAGCGCTGTTTTCTCGCGATAGACGCCCCCCTCGTCGATGAGCTTTTCCAGGTGCGAAGGGCCGATGTTGATAATGATGCCGGCGTCTGGAGCGCAGATGTCGCTGAGGGCGGCAATTTCGCCGAAGGCGTTGGTGCCGAGCTCGAAGATGGCATAGCGCTGGTTCGGGCGGATATTGAGGATGGTCTGGCAAAGGCCTATGAGGTTATTGGCATTGGCCAAGGTCTTCAGCGTTGGCGCGGCGGCGCTGAAAACGGCTGCCAGAAACTCTTTGGTGCTGCTTTTACCGGTGCTGCCGGTCAACGCTATCTTATAAACGGAAAACATCAACAGATACTTGCGGCAAAGCATGGCCATTGCGTTCACAGGCTCTTCCGCGCGCAGGTAGTTGTCCCAGCCGTTGGTGCCGATGCTGCCCACGCCGAGGTTGCTGGTGTCGCGCAGGATTTCGCCCAGATAGGCGTTTCCGTCGAAATTTGGCCCGCGCAGGGCAAAGAATACCGATCCCGGCTTGATGGTGCGGCTGTCGGTGGAAACCCTGTGATAGGAGGAGGGCGCTTTGTAGCCTTCGTTTTCGGAGGGTTTCGCGGCGCAGAGCAGTTCCAGCATGAGGCGGTCGACGGGCAGGCTGAGTTCGTCCTCCGCCTGCTTGCCGAAAGTTTCCGAATCCATGAATTCCGCGGCGATTTTGGCATCGTCGAAGGGATGCCGCACGCCCTCTATCTCCTGATAGGTCTCGTGTCCCTTTCCGCAAATCAAAACGACGTCGCCGGGCCGGGCCAGGCGCAAAATGGCGTGAATGGCTTCACGGCGGTCGCGGATAATCCACCAGGGCAGCCACATGTCCGTGCCAGTAACGATTTCGCGGACGATCGCATCGGGGTCTTCGCCGCGGGGGTTGTCGTCGGTGATGATGACGGCGTCGGCGAATTGCAGAGCGGCTTTCAGCATCAGCGGACGCTTGCCGTGGTCACGTTCGCCGCCAGCGCCGAGGAGGCAGAGAACGCGTTCGTGGCGCAGGTCACGGCTGGCGCGGAGCACATTCTCCAGGGCGTCGGGCGTATGCGCGTAATCAACGAAAACGCCGATGCCGTGCTTGTTTGCGACCCGTTCAAAGCGTCCCCGCACGGGCGGAACATAGTTCAGCGCCTGCTCTATCTGTCGCGCCTCAAAGCCCATCAAATTAAGCGTCGCGGCGCTCATGGCGAGGTTGGCAACGTTGAATTTGCCGATCAGGCGCGAGCGGATGTTCACCATTCCCTCCCTGCATTGCAGCGTGAAGCGGCTCTGTTCCCAATCGTTGTGGCTGCCGTCGCCGCGAATCACGAAGTCTGCGTTTTCACTGCCGAGGCTGAACACGTAGGCACCTTCCGCCTTCAGTTCACCGTAAATGCGTTTGCCAAAGCTGTCATCGGTGTTGATCAGGCCCACAGCTTTGCCACTGAGCGTTCCCGCGAACAGCTTCAGCTTGGTTTTGCCATATTCCTCCATGTTGTGATGGAAGTCCAGGTGTTCGCGGCTAAGGTTGGTGAAGAGGCAATAGTCAAATTCGATGCCGAAAACGCGGTCCAGAGCCAGCGCGTGGGAGCTTACCTCCATGAAAACAAGCTTCAGCCCCTGCTCCGCCATCTGCGCAAAAATGCCGTTGAGCTGCAGGATGTCGGGCGTTGTGTGCCGCGTTTCGTAGTGGTTGTCATTGATGTAATAGCCCAGCGTTCCGATCCAGCCGGCGCTGATGCCGAGTTCACGCGCCGCTTTAAATAGCAGCATGGATGTGGTTGTCTTGCCGTTGGTTCCCGTCACTCCAACGAGGCGGAAGGAAGAGCTGGGGTCGTTGTAAAAAAGTTTTGCCAGCAACGCTGTCGCCTTGCGCGAATCACTCACGCGGATGGCCGGCAGGGCGTCCGTGAATTCGTCTTCGCAAACGATGAGGGAGGCCCCTCTGGCTCGGGCGTCAGGGATGAAGCGGTGTCCATCGGCGAACTGACCTTTGATGCAGACAAAGATGTCGCCCGCTTTGATTTCCCTGTTGTCCACGCGCACCGCGCCGGACAGGCTGTCAATGCCTTCGAGGGCCCGGCTTTGCAGCAGCAGATCGTGCTGCTTTAAGAGCTGTAAAACCTCGCTCAGCCTCATATTGAGGCCTCGAGTGTGCAAACTGTGTTATTGGTGACGCGTGAACCGGGTTGGATAGATTGCGCGCGCACGATTCCAGAGCCGCGGACGCGTAGCGCAACCTTTACGCGGGCAGCAACCTGCATCGCTTTGCGCAGGGTGAGGCCCCTGAGGTCGGGCATGCTGCCGCGGACGGAGGTTTCAGCAGCCTCGCCGGCTTTGCGGCCTATCTTCACGGTTATGGGATGCCCCGGATCGATGGCGACGTTCGGCTTGGGGAACTGATCGATCACCACGGAGGCTGAATCCGCCCCTACTATATTATAGGAAAAGCCAAATTGGGTGAGGAGGGCTTCCGCCTGGCTGATATGCTTTCCGCGCAGGTCGGGCATGCGTTTGGAGCTTTGCATCACCCGCTCGTCGAAGGCCAGGATGTTGCAGTTCGGCATGAAAAGGATGTCTTCCACGATCTGCTTGAAAGTGGGCGCGGCGCTTGTGCTGCCGTAATGGTAGCCGATGGCGGGCTCGTCGTAGAAAACTATCATCACCATTTTGGGCGCTTCCACGGGGAACATGCCCACGAAGACGGCGTTGTATTTGCCTCCGGCATAGCCTCCGCCGCCTTCAGCCGCTTTCTGCGCGGTGCCTGTCTTTCCGCCCATGGTGATGTAATCCATCTTGATGTGGCGCGCCGTGCCGCGGTCAACCACCGTTTGCATGTAGTAGCGAACCGTGTCCGCGGCGGCTTTCCCCGCCACCTGGCGCAGCACCTGCGGCTCGAATTGTTCGATTATCCTGCCGTTGTTGTCGGTAACGGATTCCAGCAGATAGGGCTTCACCATCCTGCCGCCGTTGGCAACAGCGCAAAAGGCCGTCGCGTGCTGGATGGCGGTCACGGAAATGGCCTGCCCAAAGGATACCGAGTGCAGCGTGTAGCCGTCCCAGTTCTTCAGTTTGGCAAACATTCCGCTGCTTTCGCCGCTCAGGTCCAGCCCCGTTTTCTGCCCGTAACCGAGGGCGATGAATTTCTCGTAAAGCGTTTTGGCGCCGATTTTGTCGCCGATCAGCGCGATGCCCACGTTGCTGGATTTGCAGATGATGTCCACGGGGCGGATCATGCCGTAGCTGTGGGTGTCAGAGATGGTGCGGC
Protein-coding sequences here:
- a CDS encoding PASTA domain-containing protein; the protein is MRSRYKLLAVCFGLLTLLWVGYLFALQIFDPFKLDQQRLTRYTPHKEIIIPTRGSIYDANGNLLVSSISYYQLDIDRKAVKLWADEKKLELSEAYRLISEAIGSNCSMKPDEVMRRLTMNEKLTPIQITNKVREMELEKVVKAFETDNLPGLNHSFASMKRIYSRNILAARLLGSVRAVSEGFDAETGNRSLYKLSGICGIESSYDEYLAGEYGWREVVYDAKHRRMPYPNLHEKVSRDGYNLHLTIDANIQEVVENALYEGLEKYKAKNGGAIVMDPHTGRILAMAGVSAEDRYIDPGLVRVKSNIPVSFMFEPGSTMKPLTMLVALDKHVVSHKDLFPSGSITIRGRTISDTHSYGMIRPVDIICKSSNVGIALIGDKIGAKTLYEKFIALGYGQKTGLDLSGESSGMFAKLKNWDGYTLHSVSFGQAISVTAIQHATAFCAVANGGRMVKPYLLESVTDNNGRIIEQFEPQVLRQVAGKAAADTVRYYMQTVVDRGTARHIKMDYITMGGKTGTAQKAAEGGGGYAGGKYNAVFVGMFPVEAPKMVMIVFYDEPAIGYHYGSTSAAPTFKQIVEDILFMPNCNILAFDERVMQSSKRMPDLRGKHISQAEALLTQFGFSYNIVGADSASVVIDQFPKPNVAIDPGHPITVKIGRKAGEAAETSVRGSMPDLRGLTLRKAMQVAARVKVALRVRGSGIVRAQSIQPGSRVTNNTVCTLEASI
- a CDS encoding UDP-N-acetylmuramoyl-L-alanyl-D-glutamate--2,6-diaminopimelate ligase — protein: MRLSEVLQLLKQHDLLLQSRALEGIDSLSGAVRVDNREIKAGDIFVCIKGQFADGHRFIPDARARGASLIVCEDEFTDALPAIRVSDSRKATALLAKLFYNDPSSSFRLVGVTGTNGKTTTSMLLFKAARELGISAGWIGTLGYYINDNHYETRHTTPDILQLNGIFAQMAEQGLKLVFMEVSSHALALDRVFGIEFDYCLFTNLSREHLDFHHNMEEYGKTKLKLFAGTLSGKAVGLINTDDSFGKRIYGELKAEGAYVFSLGSENADFVIRGDGSHNDWEQSRFTLQCREGMVNIRSRLIGKFNVANLAMSAATLNLMGFEARQIEQALNYVPPVRGRFERVANKHGIGVFVDYAHTPDALENVLRASRDLRHERVLCLLGAGGERDHGKRPLMLKAALQFADAVIITDDNPRGEDPDAIVREIVTGTDMWLPWWIIRDRREAIHAILRLARPGDVVLICGKGHETYQEIEGVRHPFDDAKIAAEFMDSETFGKQAEDELSLPVDRLMLELLCAAKPSENEGYKAPSSYHRVSTDSRTIKPGSVFFALRGPNFDGNAYLGEILRDTSNLGVGSIGTNGWDNYLRAEEPVNAMAMLCRKYLLMFSVYKIALTGSTGKSSTKEFLAAVFSAAAPTLKTLANANNLIGLCQTILNIRPNQRYAIFELGTNAFGEIAALSDICAPDAGIIINIGPSHLEKLIDEGGVYREKTALFNRPLDIRLFDADDPRFEAYSKQGKGVGLSDKADFRLSEVLCDAQACRFKVNGEAYTIAHPMPHMAKNAAFAIAMGRCCGLSEATIKTALAAPVRLEMRLQREDLPRLLLLADCYNANPVSMRSAIEYWHDIEPARPHIAILGDMLELGPAAADYHDMIGAILCDKGYDALYTVGEQAPRYHRQDSHLQNRHFSRVEELLESGVLAGIPAGAVVLVKASHSIHLEKLLPQLRGES